A genomic region of Rutidosis leptorrhynchoides isolate AG116_Rl617_1_P2 unplaced genomic scaffold, CSIRO_AGI_Rlap_v1 contig56, whole genome shotgun sequence contains the following coding sequences:
- the LOC139884497 gene encoding LOW QUALITY PROTEIN: vacuolar protein sorting-associated protein 9A-like (The sequence of the model RefSeq protein was modified relative to this genomic sequence to represent the inferred CDS: substituted 2 bases at 2 genomic stop codons): MENNNNSSMFYDFLDRMRNPSSLDLVRSIKSFIVSFSFYASNPENDGKKVQEFFLTMEDTIKDHSLWAGATSEEIDGAMEGLEKYVMTKLFARTFGASSEDKKFDQEISEKIQFLQTFLRPEHLDIPAILQNEASWLLAEKELQKINAFKAPREKLLCIMSCCRVINNLLLNASISENRVLMGADDFLPVLIYITIKASSPWXXAILLANPPQLYSNLRFIQLFRRQSKLVSEAAYYFTNLVSAKSFIVDLNAKSLSIEEIEFEESMQAAKLAGKAAGVEPFNEKETSGNPTIPWPPSGIHDELLIGGSDYPYMHAEAGELTIGDVAKLLSVYKDVVKKYTSLSKTVKHLSMSKLSPNISSTENGAATSSFSVSEKRK; this comes from the exons CTTTATCGTGTCCTTTTCATTCTATGCGTCGAACCCTGAAAATGATGGCAAAAAGGTTCAGGAATTTTTCTTGACTATGGAAGATACCATAAAGGATCATTCGTTATGGGCTGGCGCAACTAGTGAGGAAATCGATGGTGCCATGGAG GGATTGGAGAAATATGTCATGACCAAACTTTTTGCTCGGACATTTGGTGCTTCTTCTGAGGATAAGAAGTTTGACCAGGAAATCTCAGAGAAAATACAGTTCTTGCAAACCTTTTTGAGGCCTGAACATTTGGATATTCCAGCAATACTTCAAAACGAAGCTTCATGGCTG CTTGCAGAGAAAGAATTGCAGAAGATCAATGCTTTCAAGGCTCCTCGTGAGAAGCTTTTGTGTATTATGAGCTGTTGTAGAGTGATAAACAATCTGCTCCTCAATGCTTCAATTTCAGAAAATCGAGTTCTGATGGGAGCAGATGATTTTCTCCCAGTTCTAATCTACATAACGATCAAGGCAAGCTCTCCTTGGTAATAAGCCATTCTGCTT GCAAATCCCCCGCAGCTGTATTCAAACCTAAGATTCATTCAGTTGTTCCGCAGGCAGTCAAAGCTTGTCTCAGAAGCAGCTTATTATTTCACAAATCTTGTATCAGCTAAATCCTTCATTGTTGACTTAAATGCCAAGTCTCTTTCTATCGAGGAAATTGAATTTGAAGAGAGCATGCAAGCAGCTAAGTTGGCTGGAAAGGCAGCAGGAGTAGAACCCTTTAATGAGAAAGAAACGTCAGGAAATCCTACAATTCCTTGGCCTCCATCAGGAATTCACGATGAACTTTTAATTG GTGGGTCTGACTACCCATACATGCATGCTGAAGCTGGTGAGCTTACTATTGGAGATGTCGCAAAGCTACTGAGTGTATACAAGGATGTTGTCAAAAAATACACAAGCCTCTCCAAGACTGTCAAGCATCTGTCAATGTCCAAGTTATCTCCCAACATTTCGTCGACAGAGAATGGAGCAGCAACAAGTTCATTTAGTGTcagcgaaaagagaaagtaa
- the LOC139884495 gene encoding LOW QUALITY PROTEIN: protein NRT1/ PTR FAMILY 4.4-like (The sequence of the model RefSeq protein was modified relative to this genomic sequence to represent the inferred CDS: inserted 1 base in 1 codon; substituted 1 base at 1 genomic stop codon) → MGGLVKNFKGDGVITFDAVDWRGRPCKPHRQGGMAAAVFVLGLQAFEMMAIAAVGNNLITYVFNEMHFSLSKSANIVTNFIGTVFLLSLFGGFLSDSYLGSFSTMLIFGFVELSGFILLGVQAHLPQLRPSHCNMLNINGGTSTCEEVKGYKALIFFVGLYLVALGSGCLKPNIISQGAEQFRTEDDKKLSSYFNAAYLAFCMGELIALTVLVWVQTHSGMDVGFGVSAAAMAIGMISLISGTXFYRNKPSPRGSIFTPIAQVFVAAITKRKQICPSNIEMLHGNQNTSLSINPVSAASPTASKLIHTEKFRFLDKACIKVEDGMSNESPWRXCTVTQVEQVKILISVVPIFACTIIFNTILAQLQTFSVQQGSSMNTRITKNFQIPPASLQSIPYIMLIFVVPIYETVFVPTARKITGRDSGISPLQRVGIGLFIATFSMVAAAVVERKRRANSSNDEILSIFWIAPQYLIFGISEMFTAVGLIEFFYKQSIEGMQSFLTAMTYCSYSFGFYLSSLLVSLVNKITSTSANDGGWLSDNDLNKDRLDLFYWLLAALSLANFLNYLFWSKWYSYNPSLSLTSPPSPSRGC, encoded by the exons atgggAGGTTTAGTGAAGAATTTCAAAGGAGATGGCGTCATCACTTTTGATGCTGTTGATTGGAGAGGAAGACCCTGCAAGCCTCATAGGCAAGGAGGAATGGCTGCTGCTGTTTTTGTTCTTG GGCTTCAAGCATTTGAGATGATGGCAATAGCAGCTGTTgggaacaaccttataacttatgtGTTCAATGAGATGCACTTTTCTTTGTCAAAGTCAGCAAACATTGTCACTAACTTTATAGGAACTGTCTTTCTACTATCCCTCTTTGGTGGCTTCCTCTCCGATTCCTATCTTGGCAGCTTTTCCACAATGCTAATATTTGGCTTTGTTGAGCTTTCT GGTTTTATACTATTAGGTGTGCAAGCACATCTTCCACAATTGAGGCCATCCCATTGTAACATGCTCAATATCAATGGAGGTACTAGTACTTGTGAGGAAGTCAAAGGGTATAAAGCTTTGATTTTCTTTGTTGGACTGTATTTAGTGGCTCTTGGCAGTGGCTGCCTGAAACCAAACATAATTTCTCAAGGAGCTGAGCAATTTCGAACAGAGGACGACAAGAAGCTATCATCATATTTCAATGCAGCCTATTTGGCATTTTGTATGGGAGAGCTTATTGCACTTACAGTTCTGGTTTGGGTCCAAACTCATTCAGGGATGGACGTTGGATTTGGAGTCTCTGCTGCTGCCATGGCTATTGGAATGATTTCCTTAATATCAGGCA TTTTTTACAGGAACAAGCCTAGTCCTCGAGGTAGTATCTTCACTCCAATTGCTCAG GTTTTTGTGGCTGCAATAACTAAAAGAAAGCAAATTTGTCCTTCAAATATTGAGATGCTTCATGGAAACCAGAACACTAGTTTATCCATTAATCCTGTTTCAGCTGCATCGCCTACCGCTAGCAAGCTCATTCACACTGAAAAATTCAG ATTTCTTGACAAGGCATGCATCAAAGTAGAAGATGGAATGAGTAATGAGAGTCCTTGGAGATAATGCACAGTGACACAAGTAGAGCAAGTTAAGATACTTATATCTGTGGTTCCCATTTTTGCTTGCACTATAATATTCAACACAATCTTAGCCCAACTCCAAACATTCTCAGTTCAACAAGGAAGTTCCATGAACACTAGAATTACTAAAAACTTCCAAATCCCTCCAGCATCACTTCAATCCATCCCTTATATAATGCTAATCTTTGTCGTCCCGATCTACGAAACTGTTTTCGTCCCAACGGCAAGGAAAATCACGGGGAGAGACTCCGGAATTTCTCCTCTTCAAAGGGTTGGGATTGGACTTTTCATAGCAACTTTCTCAATGGTTGCAGCTGCAGTAGTAGAGAGGAAAAGAAGGGCTAATTCCTCTAATGATGAGATACTCTCAATATTTTGGATTGCTCCTCAATATCTTATTTTCGGAATATCGGAGATGTTCACAGCAGTTGGCCTAATAGAGTTTTTCTACAAGCAATCAATTGAAGGGATGCAGTCTTTTTTAACAGCCATGACTTATTGCTCATACTCATTTGGATTTTACTTAAGCTCTCTTCTCGTGTCTCTCGTCAACAAAATCACTTCAACTTCAGCCAATGATGGAGGATGGCTTAGTGACAATGACCTTAACAAGGACAGGCTTGACCTTTTTTATTGGCTATTAGCTGCCTTGAGCCTTGCCAACTTTCTCAATTATCTTTTTTGGTCAAAGTGGTATTCTTATAATCCATCTTTGTCAC TCACCTCCCCTCCCTCCCCTTCCCGTGGTTGCTGA